A single genomic interval of uncultured Desulfobulbus sp. harbors:
- a CDS encoding response regulator transcription factor, whose protein sequence is MNILIIDDDTELCDLLKTYLEQEEFDVTSINDAKDGLAAALSGGYAFLILDVMLPGFSGFDLLRQLRRTSAMPVIMLTARGDEVDRIVGLEMGADDYLPKPFNPRELVARIRAIQRRGENGLGRKTGTPEKIVADDLAIDIGTRTVYQNEAEVTLTAVEFSLLYALIKRIGQVVNREDLAQEVLGRKLEMFDRSIDVHISSLRKKLGHHINGVERIKTIRSVGYMYSCTAATA, encoded by the coding sequence ATGAACATCCTGATAATTGACGACGACACCGAGCTTTGCGACCTGCTGAAAACCTACCTGGAGCAGGAGGAATTTGATGTAACTTCCATCAACGACGCCAAGGATGGACTTGCAGCCGCCCTCAGCGGAGGATATGCCTTCCTTATCCTCGATGTCATGCTGCCCGGATTCAGCGGATTTGATCTTTTGCGACAGCTCCGCCGCACCTCGGCCATGCCGGTCATCATGTTGACCGCCCGGGGGGACGAGGTCGACCGCATCGTCGGCCTTGAAATGGGGGCGGACGACTACCTGCCCAAACCCTTCAACCCGCGCGAGCTGGTGGCGCGCATCCGGGCGATCCAGCGGCGGGGAGAAAACGGCCTGGGCCGGAAAACGGGTACACCGGAAAAAATCGTTGCCGACGACCTTGCCATCGATATTGGCACACGCACGGTTTATCAAAACGAGGCTGAGGTCACCTTGACCGCAGTCGAATTTTCCCTCCTGTATGCCCTGATCAAGCGCATCGGCCAGGTGGTCAACCGTGAGGATCTGGCCCAGGAGGTGCTTGGCCGCAAACTGGAGATGTTTGACCGCTCCATTGACGTCCACATCAGCAGTCTACGTAAGAAACTGGGCCATCACATCAACGGCGTGGAACGGATCAAGACCATTCGCAGTGTCGGTTATATGTATTCCTGTACAGCCGCCACAGCCTGA
- a CDS encoding 50S ribosomal protein L11 methyltransferase, which translates to MTTGNTPDSPSQWLKVSFFCPLELLESASDLLGVLSGTGVEQSPETEAGATISGFFQLGEPTGEPPPPLTADAVTAEVTSQLKDLFALYNAATPTLTTALMADEDWATSWQQFFKPFAIVPNLVIKPSWETYVPQEGEQVIEMDPGMAFGTGQHASTRMALALIQESMAKGNTDAALDVGTGTGILAMAAVLFGASRAVAIDNDLDAVRVARENIALNGLADKIEVSTTPVEQVPSTFPLVIANIVHDVLIEMAQTLTRLTTLEGHLVLAGILSGDQEANIIREYTALGFSLLNRQYQDEWVALQFQRT; encoded by the coding sequence ATGACGACCGGCAACACCCCAGACAGTCCCAGCCAATGGCTGAAAGTTTCTTTTTTTTGTCCGCTCGAACTCCTTGAATCGGCATCCGATCTGCTGGGAGTCCTCAGTGGCACCGGAGTTGAACAGAGCCCGGAAACCGAGGCCGGCGCCACCATCAGCGGCTTTTTCCAACTCGGAGAACCCACCGGGGAGCCGCCCCCCCCCCTAACCGCAGATGCGGTCACGGCCGAGGTGACATCCCAGCTCAAAGATCTTTTCGCGCTCTACAATGCGGCTACGCCCACACTGACCACCGCCCTCATGGCCGATGAAGACTGGGCCACGAGTTGGCAACAGTTTTTCAAGCCCTTTGCCATCGTGCCCAACCTGGTGATTAAACCCTCCTGGGAGACATATGTCCCCCAGGAGGGGGAGCAGGTCATCGAAATGGATCCGGGCATGGCCTTCGGTACCGGCCAGCACGCCTCCACCCGCATGGCACTGGCCCTGATTCAGGAAAGTATGGCCAAGGGCAACACCGACGCTGCACTGGATGTGGGGACAGGTACAGGCATCCTCGCCATGGCAGCGGTCCTCTTCGGGGCCAGCCGGGCGGTCGCCATCGACAACGATCTGGATGCGGTGCGGGTGGCCCGAGAAAATATTGCGCTCAATGGACTGGCAGACAAAATCGAGGTCAGCACCACCCCGGTGGAACAGGTGCCATCGACCTTCCCCCTGGTGATCGCCAACATCGTTCATGACGTGCTGATCGAGATGGCGCAGACGCTCACCAGACTGACCACTTTGGAGGGGCATCTGGTGCTGGCCGGCATCTTGAGTGGCGACCAGGAGGCAAATATCATCCGCGAGTATACAGCACTGGGCTTTTCCCTGCTCAATCGCCAATACCAGGATGAGTGGGTGGCTCTACAGTTTCAGCGTACTTAA
- a CDS encoding type I restriction enzyme HsdR N-terminal domain-containing protein, which produces MVDTSGHHIVYGELEDFLTGEILPDTDDERVRQDLARLLVEQLGYRKEELEPRLRIVSEYANRVVTTIELTVSLAGKRVFILRYGPGSLVTREKAAIAAARILDPQYRIPLAVVTNGRDAELLETAQGKVLATGMDCIPTRQQAEAYRQQAAFEPFTDPEKRDQALRILNVFDLDVCCFGTSCSPQPK; this is translated from the coding sequence ATGGTTGATACCTCAGGACACCATATCGTCTACGGTGAGCTGGAAGATTTTCTCACCGGAGAAATTTTACCGGATACCGATGATGAGCGGGTTCGTCAGGATCTTGCCCGCCTGCTGGTTGAACAGCTGGGCTATCGCAAGGAGGAGCTGGAACCGCGGCTGCGCATCGTTTCCGAATACGCCAATCGGGTGGTCACCACCATTGAACTGACCGTATCCCTTGCGGGGAAACGGGTATTTATTCTCCGCTATGGACCAGGTTCCCTGGTCACCCGGGAAAAAGCCGCCATTGCCGCGGCGCGAATCCTGGATCCACAGTATCGCATTCCCCTGGCCGTGGTGACCAACGGTCGGGATGCTGAACTGCTGGAGACGGCGCAGGGCAAGGTCCTGGCCACAGGGATGGATTGTATCCCCACCAGGCAGCAGGCCGAGGCCTACAGGCAGCAGGCTGCCTTCGAGCCCTTTACCGATCCGGAAAAGCGGGATCAGGCCCTGCGGATACTGAATGTTTTTGACCTGGATGTTTGCTGCTTTGGCACCAGTTGCAGTCCTCAGCCCAAGTAA
- a CDS encoding 3-deoxy-7-phosphoheptulonate synthase class II: MEKTSDWSKTSWHNFPALQQPKWPDKEKFDEIVQTISQLPPLVFAGEIRDLKSMLAKAVKGEAFLLQGGDCSEEFSRCTAPNIRETLKVLLQMAVVLTYAGNKPVVKVGRIAGQYAKPRSADMEKVNGIEIPSYRGDMANSAEPDAAARIPDPERMLKGYYLSASTLNLLRAFTRGGFGSLHRVQAWNQEFVKQSPMGRSYERMAKQISNAIKFMETIGIETDIPRLKEVQFFTSHEALFLGYEQALTREDSITGGWYDCSAHMLWIGDRTRQLDGAHIEFLRGVRNPLGMKVGPNYDVDNILSIIERLNPENEPGRITLITRFGYKNIEKYLPPLLRAVKKSGQQVLWTCDPMHANTFKAESGHKTRDFDNILSELRCFFELHWVEGTVPGGVHFELTGDDVTECIGGARQLSDAQLGQRYLTTCDPRLNAEQALEMAFQIAEMIRSS, translated from the coding sequence ATGGAGAAAACAAGCGACTGGAGCAAGACGAGTTGGCACAATTTCCCTGCCCTGCAGCAACCCAAGTGGCCGGACAAGGAGAAATTTGATGAAATCGTGCAGACGATTTCTCAATTGCCCCCGCTGGTTTTTGCCGGTGAAATCAGGGATTTGAAGTCGATGCTCGCCAAGGCGGTCAAGGGGGAGGCCTTTTTGCTCCAAGGTGGCGACTGTTCCGAGGAGTTTTCCCGCTGTACCGCACCCAATATCCGCGAAACCCTGAAAGTTTTGCTGCAGATGGCGGTTGTCCTGACCTATGCCGGGAACAAGCCGGTGGTCAAGGTGGGGCGTATCGCCGGCCAATATGCCAAGCCGCGTTCTGCGGATATGGAAAAGGTCAATGGAATAGAGATTCCCAGCTACCGCGGCGATATGGCCAATTCCGCCGAGCCGGATGCCGCGGCACGTATTCCCGATCCGGAGCGGATGCTCAAGGGCTACTACCTGTCGGCTTCGACCCTCAATCTGCTGCGCGCCTTCACCCGTGGCGGCTTTGGTTCGCTCCATCGGGTCCAGGCCTGGAACCAGGAGTTTGTCAAACAGTCGCCCATGGGCCGTTCCTATGAACGTATGGCCAAGCAGATTTCCAATGCGATCAAGTTCATGGAGACCATCGGTATCGAGACCGATATTCCGCGCTTGAAAGAGGTCCAGTTCTTCACCTCGCACGAGGCCCTGTTTCTCGGCTACGAGCAGGCGTTGACCCGGGAGGATTCCATCACCGGTGGCTGGTATGACTGTTCAGCGCACATGTTGTGGATCGGCGACCGGACTCGTCAGCTGGACGGGGCGCATATCGAATTCCTCCGCGGTGTACGCAATCCTCTGGGAATGAAGGTCGGGCCAAATTACGATGTGGACAATATCCTCAGTATCATCGAACGGCTCAACCCGGAGAACGAGCCGGGTCGGATCACCCTCATCACCCGTTTCGGCTACAAGAACATTGAAAAATACCTGCCGCCGCTGCTGCGGGCGGTGAAGAAATCCGGTCAGCAGGTACTCTGGACCTGCGATCCGATGCATGCCAATACCTTTAAGGCGGAATCCGGCCACAAAACCCGCGATTTCGACAACATCCTTTCCGAACTGCGTTGCTTCTTTGAATTGCACTGGGTCGAGGGCACGGTTCCGGGCGGGGTGCACTTCGAGCTCACCGGTGATGATGTCACCGAGTGCATCGGTGGCGCACGTCAGCTTTCCGATGCGCAGCTCGGCCAGCGTTATCTGACGACCTGCGATCCACGGCTCAACGCCGAGCAGGCCCTGGAAATGGCCTTCCAGATTGCGGAGATGATTCGCAGCAGCTGA
- a CDS encoding PTS sugar transporter subunit IIA, with product MPQLTSDAIILDMKAATKEGALRELAGLAATQCGRFTEEVLYKILLEREAVGSTGVGNGVAIPHGKVEGLDDILLCFGRSKAGIDFNAIDKRDVYLFMLMISPSGKGGEYLQALARVSRILKQSRNRQRLFDYTSRDEIVALFATDPGTI from the coding sequence ATGCCCCAATTGACAAGCGACGCTATCATTTTGGATATGAAGGCCGCCACCAAGGAGGGGGCCTTACGGGAGTTGGCAGGGCTGGCCGCCACGCAATGCGGCCGGTTTACCGAAGAGGTGCTCTATAAAATTTTGCTGGAACGGGAGGCCGTGGGCTCCACCGGCGTGGGCAACGGGGTGGCCATCCCCCACGGGAAGGTTGAAGGGCTGGACGACATTCTGCTCTGCTTCGGCCGAAGCAAGGCGGGTATCGATTTCAATGCCATCGACAAACGCGATGTGTATCTGTTCATGTTGATGATCTCCCCTTCCGGCAAGGGGGGGGAATACCTGCAGGCCCTGGCCAGGGTCAGCCGAATCCTCAAGCAGAGCCGCAATCGTCAGCGACTCTTTGATTACACCAGCCGCGACGAGATCGTCGCTCTTTTCGCGACTGATCCCGGAACGATCTAA
- the rpoN gene encoding RNA polymerase factor sigma-54, which translates to MALELRQNLKLAQKLVMTPQLRQAIKLLQLGRLELTEALQAEIEQNPMLEETPSLQEQTGNPEALNAEESTGQDEASFTDRVKGDDPSTVAEINWEDYTNSFDSDFSFSHETPPADAPSQFDFISATPGLDSYLLWQLTHLDLNEKDADLTQFIVCNLDGHGFLEASIADICAYGDCSEEEAEGCLRIVQSLDPAGVAARDIRESLLLQLDRLDYYDTLPYQIVEHHMDLLQSRNYAQIARETGSPVKKVMEAVAVIQELTPYPGNEFSNEQTNYVVPDVYVYKIDGEFVIQLNDEGLPNLQLSGDYQQLLKQKGSLSSESRGYLRESKRNAEWFIKSIEQRQRTIYRVMESLLKFQRDFFESGPAAMKPLILRDVAEDIGMHESTVSRVTSNKYVHCPQGIYELKYFFSTAVPNADGDTVAAEAIKTRIRQLINSENPTKPLSDNKISELLEKENISVARRTVAKYREQMKILPVKHRRQTA; encoded by the coding sequence ATGGCTCTTGAACTCAGACAAAACCTGAAGCTGGCGCAAAAACTGGTGATGACACCGCAACTGCGTCAAGCCATCAAGCTGCTTCAGCTTGGCCGTCTTGAGCTCACCGAGGCACTTCAGGCCGAAATCGAGCAAAATCCCATGCTTGAGGAGACACCAAGCCTCCAGGAGCAGACGGGTAACCCCGAAGCGCTCAATGCCGAAGAAAGTACCGGCCAAGACGAGGCCAGCTTTACCGACCGGGTCAAGGGTGACGATCCCTCCACCGTGGCGGAGATCAACTGGGAAGATTACACCAACAGTTTTGACTCCGACTTCTCCTTTTCCCACGAAACACCACCGGCCGACGCACCGTCGCAATTCGATTTCATCTCCGCCACTCCGGGACTGGATTCCTATCTGTTGTGGCAGTTGACCCACCTGGATCTCAACGAGAAGGATGCGGACCTCACCCAATTCATCGTCTGCAACCTCGATGGCCACGGCTTTCTCGAGGCATCCATTGCCGACATCTGTGCCTACGGCGACTGCAGCGAGGAGGAGGCCGAGGGTTGCCTGCGGATTGTCCAAAGTCTCGACCCGGCCGGCGTGGCGGCTCGCGACATTCGCGAATCGCTCCTGCTTCAACTCGACCGGCTCGATTACTACGACACCCTCCCCTACCAGATCGTCGAACACCACATGGATCTGCTGCAGTCGCGCAACTATGCGCAAATCGCCCGGGAAACCGGCTCTCCGGTCAAAAAGGTGATGGAGGCGGTGGCGGTCATCCAGGAACTGACGCCCTATCCGGGCAACGAGTTCAGCAACGAACAGACCAACTACGTGGTCCCGGATGTGTATGTCTACAAGATTGACGGCGAATTCGTGATTCAGCTCAACGATGAAGGTTTGCCCAACCTGCAGCTCTCCGGCGACTATCAGCAGTTGCTCAAGCAAAAGGGCAGCCTGAGCAGTGAATCCCGCGGTTACCTGCGTGAGAGCAAACGCAATGCCGAATGGTTCATCAAGTCGATCGAGCAGCGTCAGCGGACCATCTACCGGGTCATGGAAAGCCTGCTCAAATTCCAGCGCGATTTCTTTGAATCCGGTCCGGCAGCGATGAAACCGTTGATCCTGCGGGATGTGGCCGAGGATATCGGCATGCACGAATCAACCGTCAGCCGCGTCACCTCCAACAAGTATGTGCACTGCCCCCAGGGCATCTACGAGCTCAAGTATTTCTTCAGCACCGCCGTGCCCAATGCCGACGGCGACACCGTTGCCGCCGAGGCCATAAAAACCCGTATCCGCCAACTGATCAACAGCGAAAATCCGACCAAACCGCTCAGTGACAACAAGATCTCCGAACTGCTCGAAAAGGAGAATATCTCCGTTGCCCGCAGAACCGTGGCCAAGTACCGGGAGCAGATGAAGATCCTTCCGGTCAAACACCGGCGCCAAACCGCGTGA
- the lptB gene encoding LPS export ABC transporter ATP-binding protein — protein MGKSALLETSGLIKEYRNRRVVDQVSLQVPSSSVVGLLGPNGAGKTTTFYSIVGFIRPTKGSILLDGEEITGLPIHKRASRGITYLAQEPSVFKKLTVEENIRIVLEPLGLPRREINSRIEELMAELKLEYLAGNKGHGLSGGERRRVEIMRALATRPRFILLDEPFAGVDPLSVADLQGIIRDLKDKGLGVLISDHNVRETLQVCDFAYIMNSGQILTSGAAEDIIQSAVARKMYLGDNFHM, from the coding sequence ATGGGCAAAAGCGCATTGCTTGAAACCAGCGGCCTGATCAAGGAGTACCGCAACAGACGGGTGGTCGACCAGGTCAGCCTGCAGGTTCCCAGCTCTTCGGTGGTCGGCCTGCTTGGTCCCAACGGGGCGGGCAAGACAACCACCTTTTACTCCATTGTCGGTTTCATTCGCCCCACCAAGGGATCGATTCTCCTCGACGGCGAGGAGATCACCGGGCTGCCGATTCACAAGCGGGCCTCAAGGGGCATCACTTATCTGGCCCAGGAACCTTCGGTGTTCAAGAAGCTGACTGTGGAGGAGAACATTCGCATCGTTCTCGAGCCGCTCGGACTTCCCCGCAGGGAAATCAACAGCCGAATCGAGGAATTGATGGCGGAACTCAAACTGGAGTACCTGGCCGGCAACAAGGGCCACGGACTTTCCGGTGGAGAACGCCGCCGGGTGGAGATCATGCGGGCCCTGGCCACCAGGCCCAGATTCATCCTCCTGGATGAACCCTTTGCCGGGGTCGACCCGCTTTCGGTGGCGGATCTGCAGGGTATCATCCGCGACCTCAAGGACAAGGGACTGGGGGTGTTGATTTCCGATCATAATGTCCGCGAAACCTTGCAGGTCTGTGACTTCGCCTATATTATGAACAGCGGTCAAATCCTGACCAGCGGTGCCGCCGAGGACATCATTCAAAGCGCGGTCGCACGCAAAATGTATCTTGGCGATAATTTTCACATGTAA
- the lptA gene encoding lipopolysaccharide transport periplasmic protein LptA produces the protein MEHGSGVLGRMLHLLIIMSLALLTPAVAAEKAEQPISIEANRMVSQEKNNTVIFQGKVDARQGTLTIRADEMTVYYSTNKPQTAGAQADKPTSKVEKLICKNNVKVSQGDWLGTGDRMDYFAPERKVILSGNAKAWQGRNMVAGKTITYFLDQKRSVVEQDRSANGRVRAVIHPESQK, from the coding sequence ATGGAGCACGGATCAGGCGTTCTCGGACGGATGCTGCACCTGCTTATCATCATGTCACTTGCATTGCTGACACCGGCCGTTGCCGCTGAGAAGGCGGAGCAACCGATCAGCATTGAAGCTAACCGTATGGTATCGCAAGAAAAAAACAACACGGTCATCTTTCAGGGCAAGGTCGATGCCCGCCAGGGCACCCTGACCATTCGCGCCGATGAAATGACCGTGTATTACAGCACCAACAAACCACAGACCGCCGGGGCGCAAGCAGACAAGCCGACCAGCAAGGTGGAGAAACTGATCTGCAAAAACAACGTCAAGGTCAGCCAGGGCGATTGGCTGGGCACAGGCGATCGCATGGACTATTTTGCCCCTGAGCGCAAGGTGATCCTCAGCGGCAACGCCAAGGCCTGGCAGGGCCGGAACATGGTCGCCGGCAAGACCATCACCTACTTTCTGGACCAGAAACGGTCGGTGGTGGAGCAGGACAGGAGCGCAAATGGACGCGTCCGCGCTGTTATCCATCCGGAGTCCCAAAAATAA
- the argB gene encoding acetylglutamate kinase, which translates to MMRDEIAKAKVLVESLPYISEFREKTVVIKYGGHAMVDETLKRNFALDVILMKYIGINPVIVHGGGPQINRFLEKMQITPSYVQGMRVTDGETMDVVEMVLVGKVNKEIVGLINHCGGKAVGLSGRDGDLVQARKLTIKGKPTSEDRPPELIDIGRVGEVTQVNPEILTALDQKDFIPVIAPVGVGEDGQAFNINADLVAGAIAAELNAVKLMLLTDVEGVKDENGGLISTISRDQIDSLIESGVIKGGMIPKVNCCKSALDGGVAKAHIIDGRQEHAILLEIFTRKGIGTELVA; encoded by the coding sequence ATGATGAGAGACGAGATAGCCAAGGCCAAGGTGTTGGTGGAGTCGCTGCCCTATATCAGCGAATTTCGGGAAAAAACTGTGGTCATCAAATATGGCGGCCATGCCATGGTCGACGAGACGCTCAAGCGCAACTTTGCCCTTGATGTCATCTTGATGAAATATATCGGGATCAATCCGGTCATCGTCCACGGCGGCGGGCCGCAGATCAACCGTTTTCTGGAAAAGATGCAGATCACCCCCTCCTATGTCCAGGGGATGCGGGTCACCGACGGCGAGACCATGGATGTGGTCGAGATGGTCCTGGTGGGCAAGGTCAACAAGGAGATCGTCGGTTTGATCAATCACTGCGGCGGCAAGGCGGTCGGTCTCTCCGGCCGTGACGGCGATCTGGTGCAGGCGCGCAAGCTGACCATCAAGGGCAAGCCGACCAGCGAGGATCGTCCGCCGGAGTTGATCGATATCGGTCGCGTGGGCGAAGTCACCCAGGTGAATCCGGAGATTCTCACCGCCCTTGATCAGAAGGATTTCATCCCGGTCATTGCCCCGGTGGGCGTGGGCGAGGACGGTCAAGCCTTCAACATCAATGCCGATCTCGTTGCCGGTGCCATTGCCGCCGAGCTCAATGCGGTCAAACTGATGCTGCTGACCGATGTCGAAGGGGTCAAAGACGAAAACGGCGGATTGATCTCCACCATCAGCCGCGACCAGATCGACTCCCTGATAGAATCCGGGGTGATCAAGGGCGGCATGATTCCCAAGGTCAACTGCTGCAAATCGGCCCTGGACGGCGGCGTGGCCAAGGCGCATATCATCGACGGACGGCAGGAACACGCCATATTGTTGGAAATTTTCACTCGCAAAGGAATTGGAACGGAGTTAGTGGCATGA
- a CDS encoding aspartate aminotransferase family protein, producing the protein MSNQDWADRGNSVFIGTYNRFPAAMVKGSGCRLWDADGTEYLDFLAGIAVCSLGHCHPAVTEAICRQAGSLVHVSNLFHTKPQIELAELLVSNSFADRVFMGNSGAEANEAAIKLARIHSGPGKYEIISLSGSFHGRTLATVAATGQPKFHHGFEPLPQGFVHAEFGDPATIEQLITPQTCAILCEPLQGESGVRPLEAEYLAAIRALCDKHGLLLIFDEVQTGLGRTGTLFAHEQLGVTPDIMTLAKALGNGLPIGAMLTTEKIAASLVAGTHASTFGGNPVAAAAAVEVMKIMLADGFMEAVQEKSRYFVGKLQTVAEKYPQLATGVRGRGLLLGLVLTDRGIEMGMEIVQRMFSQGALINFAGNKVLRFVPPLIVSTEEIDAVVEKLCSVFETL; encoded by the coding sequence ATGAGCAATCAAGACTGGGCGGATCGGGGCAATTCAGTGTTTATCGGCACCTACAACCGATTTCCAGCGGCCATGGTCAAAGGTAGCGGATGTCGGCTCTGGGATGCCGACGGAACAGAGTATCTCGATTTTCTCGCAGGTATTGCCGTCTGTTCCCTGGGGCATTGCCATCCGGCGGTGACGGAGGCCATCTGCCGCCAGGCGGGATCGCTGGTGCATGTCTCCAACCTGTTCCACACCAAGCCGCAGATCGAGCTTGCGGAACTCCTGGTCAGCAACAGCTTTGCCGACCGGGTGTTCATGGGTAACTCAGGGGCCGAGGCCAATGAGGCCGCGATCAAGCTCGCGCGCATTCACAGCGGGCCGGGCAAGTATGAGATCATCTCCCTGTCGGGCTCCTTCCATGGGCGGACCCTGGCCACGGTGGCCGCCACCGGCCAGCCCAAGTTTCATCATGGCTTTGAGCCGCTGCCCCAGGGCTTTGTCCACGCCGAATTCGGCGACCCCGCGACCATTGAACAGCTGATTACGCCCCAGACCTGCGCCATCCTCTGCGAACCGCTGCAGGGAGAGAGTGGGGTGCGTCCCCTGGAGGCGGAGTATCTGGCGGCGATTCGCGCCCTCTGCGACAAGCATGGCCTGCTATTGATCTTTGATGAGGTGCAGACCGGGCTTGGCCGGACCGGAACCCTCTTTGCCCACGAGCAGTTGGGCGTGACCCCGGATATCATGACCCTGGCCAAGGCCCTGGGCAACGGCCTGCCCATCGGTGCCATGTTGACCACCGAGAAGATCGCAGCCTCCCTGGTCGCGGGCACCCATGCCTCCACCTTTGGCGGCAACCCGGTGGCTGCGGCTGCCGCGGTCGAGGTTATGAAGATCATGCTTGCCGATGGCTTCATGGAGGCGGTACAGGAAAAAAGCCGCTACTTTGTCGGCAAACTGCAGACGGTCGCCGAGAAATATCCGCAGTTGGCTACCGGTGTGCGCGGCCGCGGTCTGCTCCTTGGCCTGGTGCTGACCGATCGTGGTATCGAGATGGGCATGGAGATCGTGCAGCGTATGTTTTCCCAAGGGGCTTTGATCAACTTTGCCGGCAACAAGGTGCTGCGTTTCGTGCCGCCGCTCATTGTCAGCACGGAGGAGATCGATGCGGTGGTGGAGAAGCTCTGCAGCGTATTTGAGACCCTGTAA
- a CDS encoding manganese efflux pump MntP family protein: MDALSLIAVAVALAMDAFAVALAAGAVLHPLSFRPCFRLAFHFGLFQALMPVIGWLAGLTVQSFVAAWSHWIAFTLLLYIGGRMMYEALYGDEDRERNNDPSRGLTMVGLSVATSIDALAVGITLAMLDVVVWFPALVIGLVACGFTVLGLFLGTRAGRRWGSRVEVAGGAILILIGLKILLSALFLDKAVAGIL, encoded by the coding sequence ATGGATGCGCTTTCCCTGATCGCGGTGGCCGTGGCCCTGGCAATGGACGCCTTTGCCGTGGCCCTGGCCGCCGGTGCGGTCCTCCATCCACTGAGTTTTCGTCCCTGTTTCCGCCTGGCCTTCCATTTCGGCCTGTTCCAGGCGTTGATGCCGGTGATCGGCTGGCTTGCCGGCCTGACCGTGCAGTCCTTTGTCGCCGCCTGGAGCCACTGGATCGCCTTTACTCTCTTGCTCTACATCGGGGGGCGGATGATGTACGAGGCGCTTTACGGGGACGAAGACCGGGAGCGCAACAACGATCCCAGCCGGGGCCTGACCATGGTCGGGCTGTCGGTGGCCACCAGTATCGATGCCCTGGCGGTCGGTATCACCCTGGCCATGCTCGATGTGGTGGTCTGGTTTCCGGCCCTGGTCATCGGGCTGGTTGCCTGCGGTTTTACCGTGCTCGGCCTTTTTCTCGGAACGCGCGCAGGTAGGCGCTGGGGCAGTCGGGTCGAGGTGGCCGGTGGGGCAATTTTGATTCTCATCGGCCTGAAAATTCTCCTCTCCGCCCTCTTTCTCGATAAGGCTGTTGCCGGTATCCTCTAA
- the argF gene encoding ornithine carbamoyltransferase, whose amino-acid sequence MKKHLLALGDFTREELRALIDRALVLKAEARQGVRHQQLASCKICLLFEKPSTRTRVSFEAAMYGLGGQVIFMSAKESQLGRGEPLKDTARVLARYVDAIVVRTFGQEVVEELSKYSDVPVINALTDLHHPCQVLSDMMTVVEKKGTLENVKTAWVGDGNNMANSWIEAASVFGFPLSLACPEGFAPNKTILDAALARSPQAISLGQDPATAVQGADVINVDVWASMGQESEQETRLGLFKNYQLDSALLAKADKDAIVMHCLPAHRGEEVTEEVLEGPQSVIFDQAENKMHIHAAILEHFILGAKK is encoded by the coding sequence ATGAAGAAACACCTGTTGGCATTAGGCGATTTCACTCGCGAAGAATTGCGCGCCCTCATTGACCGGGCGCTTGTGTTAAAGGCGGAAGCAAGGCAGGGCGTACGCCATCAGCAGCTTGCCAGCTGCAAGATCTGTCTCCTTTTTGAAAAACCCTCGACCCGTACCCGGGTTTCGTTTGAAGCCGCCATGTACGGCCTGGGCGGCCAGGTTATTTTCATGTCCGCCAAGGAATCGCAGTTGGGCCGTGGAGAACCGCTCAAGGATACCGCGCGGGTCCTGGCCCGGTATGTGGACGCGATCGTGGTGCGCACCTTTGGCCAGGAGGTGGTGGAAGAGCTGTCCAAGTATTCCGACGTGCCGGTGATCAATGCCCTGACCGATTTGCATCATCCCTGCCAGGTGCTCAGTGACATGATGACCGTGGTGGAAAAGAAGGGTACCCTGGAAAACGTGAAAACAGCCTGGGTCGGCGACGGCAACAACATGGCCAACTCCTGGATCGAGGCGGCCTCGGTCTTCGGATTTCCGCTGAGTCTCGCCTGTCCCGAGGGATTTGCCCCCAACAAGACCATCCTTGATGCCGCCCTGGCCCGATCTCCGCAGGCAATCAGCCTCGGCCAGGATCCCGCCACCGCCGTCCAGGGGGCGGACGTGATCAATGTCGATGTCTGGGCCTCCATGGGCCAGGAGTCGGAGCAGGAAACCCGTCTGGGCCTGTTTAAGAATTATCAGTTGGATTCCGCCCTGTTGGCCAAGGCCGACAAGGATGCCATCGTCATGCACTGCCTGCCCGCCCACCGGGGCGAGGAGGTCACCGAAGAGGTGCTCGAGGGGCCGCAAAGCGTGATCTTTGATCAGGCGGAAAATAAAATGCATATCCACGCCGCGATTCTGGAGCATTTCATTCTCGGCGCAAAGAAATAA